In the genome of Lathyrus oleraceus cultivar Zhongwan6 chromosome 4, CAAS_Psat_ZW6_1.0, whole genome shotgun sequence, the window ACATTATTCCCATGCATGTCAGTTCACGGTCATTATATTTCATAAGTTAATGACAGAACTGAACTACgttaatattatatattttattggTTATTAAAGTATTAAAATTCCTTAATAAATTATaagtaaaataaataattaataacATACTCTTTTTTTAGTTAATTCAATAGTGAAGTTAGTTAATGATACAATTTTGTATTtatattataatttatttatatatatatatatatatatatatatatatatatatatatatatatatattatatatatatatatatatatatatattatatatatatatatatatatatatatatatatatatatatatatatatatttaaaataatatatcTTTTATTTATAAAAAACACTATTTACTATGTATATACAGTATAGGTATTGACATCAAATTCGGGTGTCAAGTATCACAGTCGTGCAATTTTATCTACATACTATAAGCCAAAAAATAATCAATAACGAACTAATAAAGCATGAGAGTAAAGTCAAAGAGTTACAAACCGTGGCTATCATCTACATCAATTAATTGCATTTAGCCTTGAGAGAAATTGTACGATTTCGTTTAATGAGTTGTCTATTGGTTGTTAAAAATAATAGTATACCCGATACAGTTCccatttgtcattatacataaCCAATCGCCACCATTTTGCTGTACAAACAAAAAAGCACCACTCAGTTGCTCCACGAACTGGCCACGGTTTCTCCTTTATTGCGCGCATTCTCCTACTCAACCTCATGCATATATCTACTCTTACTATCTTCACTATCTTTATTCAAACCATTCTCCTCTTCTTAGTTCATTCAATCATTTCCATTATTCTTATATTAATAATACACTTAACCCTTTTCTCTACAAGTTTCATTATTTCAAACAACCATGTCTGCTTCTTCTTCCAAAAGACACCCAATATACCACGGAATTCGAAGCCGTGGAGGAAAATGGGTGACTGAAATCCGTGAGCCCCGAAAGACAAACCGCATATGGCTGGGCACATTCCCCACCCCTGATATGGCAGCTGCAGCGTATGACGTTGCGGCTTTGGCTCTCAAAGGTCGGGACGCAGTGCTAAACTTTCCTGACAGGTCTAGCATGTATCCAGTGCCGGCGTCCAATTCTTCCGATGACATACGCAATGCTGCCACTGCTGCAGCCGAACTCATGAACACTGAATTCAGCAATGGTGCTGGTTTTGAAGTTAATCCTTCGTATCAAACGGATCAGTTTCTTGATGAAGAAGCTATATTCTCCATGCCAAGTTTGATGGTAGCAATGGCGGAGGGAATGATGCTTTCACCTCCCAGAATAAACCCACCACCCTCTGATTACTCATATGATCAATATTACACTATGGGACAAAGTTTGTGGAACCATTTTTGATCTACCACACTCTCCCTCTCTATATATAACATACATATGGAATAGGAAAATGTATCTGGCGATAGCATGCATGGAAGTGTTCATGACTAGCTAGAGAGTTTGTGTGTGTTTCGATGCTTTTGGGATCAATTCGTTTAGGCCTGGTTGCATTTGTATCCGAATTTTCTTTTACGTTTTTATAATATATATGAGTCATGAGTTTTTTGGTGCCAgagtttttcttttctttaataTACTATACTACTATATATAGCATGATTAATGATTTTCAAAAAGTAATAATAGCCGACAAAAAGTGGGTGACGAAAAGTAGAAGGCTGAGACAAAAAGTTGAAACTATCAACACGACGACAAAACCAAATGGATATGTATAGGGGAAGACTATTTTTTGAGATGGAAAAATTAGAAAAGACGTGTTTAGTTGCTTTGCTAGAAAGTTGAATGATAAATATGTACTTTTTTTAGTCACACCCAAATTTCAACCATAATATATTCAAAGAGAATTAGCCAAAAACATATTACAACATATACAATAAAAGTTTAGCAATTAGCTTTCATCTTTCGCTACATTTAAAGAACCACCCCTATCAATTTAATAACATTACACTCTGTACCCATTATCAAGTCTAGCTGAAATACTAAAAACAGTATATGGCCTTCATAACAATACCAGTATGCAATACAATACACACCCTTCCGTTAAACAACACTGAACCTCAATATTAACAAGGAATGAAATAAACACACACTCACCCTCAGAACATCCCTTGAATGTTTTTCCTTAGGTATTATTCTCTCTTACTACCTAACCTAAATATGTTAGCACATTTATGTCCCACTTATAAGCGGAGATGATCATTCTAAGGATAGAGTATagagaaaaatgaaaagaaatatCATCCATTAatgagaaaaaaattaaaaaaacttATTCTCCCGTCTTTAgcaaaaaaaaattctaaaatcGTTGACTATTGGATCGGGTTAACTTTAGAATAGAAGGTGAAACGTAGCGCAACAATTTTTTTACCGTTTACATTGAAACATAGTATGAGTAGAGATGTATTAAGTTAGTACGGCACTAAATTTATTTTTGGAGAATATTTTATCTTCTCATTTTCAAATTATAAGTTTTGTTGTTTTGTTGGGTTGTTGGCACAATTTATGTATTATTTTTTATACTCTCTTGTAACCTCATTTTATTATAGGGAAGTTATTTCTTTGGTTCAGACAATTTGTGATATTTATCATTTGAGTGGTTTTTCACATTAAATATTTAGTGTTCTTTTTCCGCTTTCAATTGTTATATTTGCTTTCTTATTGCTCCTAAAAAATTATTGCAAGTTAGGAATTATATATTCGCTGCATGTTGTTTTTATTGTGATTTTGTGTAATTCTCATTTGATTGGCATCAGGACTCTTATTTAGGAGATGGTTTGAATATAAAGATGGTGAGCTTGAATGATACTATTTACCATTTGTGGAAGGGTAAGATGTGCGGAACCATATTTTGCACGTTATTCAAAGAAGTAGTTCAAAAAGCTCTTTATAATATGCTTTTAATGATGGCAACTAGAAGGAGCTTTTCATGATGCAACCTGTATGATATCTTGTATGCCAACTTGCACAACAACCTTTACAACCTAAGAGGATTTAAGTATGACAAGCGGTTAAAGATACAAGCACACGAACTAGAGTTTGGTGATCACTGCAAACATCCTTTAATGATGGCATTCAACTTGAAGAAATCTCAAGTCTCATCTCCAAGAAAATTCAAACAAGTATCTATATGATTGGATTACTTGGAAAGTCTTGAAGTTTGAAagtgtgaaagagaggaagtgtgaaagtTCGCCCAATCGTGTCTTAGTGAACTGTGTTTGTAAAAACACTAGGTTTTTTCGTAAGTTAGACGGCTAAATaacacacacacatacacacatacacaaacacacacacacacacacacacacacacacgcacactATAACAAGTTTGTAGGCTTCTATTTCTTAAGAAAACATCCCTAAAAATATTTTAGAGTCGTGTCAGTTGTTTCAGGACCTGTCAAAAAGTTTAGGAAAAGATTTTGTATTGTCCAATCGATCGACACTCATACCCCATCGATTGGGTTAGCATATATCTTTTCCTTAAACGATTAATAAGCGTCTTAATGAAGGGAAACAATTTTGTATCCATTATTTCCTTTATAAATATTTATAATCGTTTAATTTTGTGCTTCCAATAGATTAAGGCAAGAAGCTAATCGATTGACACATAAATTTTGGCCCATGGATTCTTCCTTTTTAGTTTCAATCTTTTGCCCATAATTAGAGGCatcttgtaagaccccaattttggccctaagatccctcatgacatcataacattgcatttgcatagcctcaaggatcataagcatcttgattccccttgcctttgggtgggactccttaTGAGTGGTTTgggatcaccaagcatgcttgaattgtatatcattgcttttcttattttgtttactaacccgaaagcacaaaaatatgtcactaacatcttttgtttgtagcttgagcaatcacaagatcaaaagcttctaggagatcctttgaGCAAAGACATagccaagagaagatgaaagcaagcatggtaatgggtcccaaagctctcattcatgaaatatgcctccctagtatctcaatttatcatttttatcaaagcaagtcaaaggatttgatgtttgttccccagagaaaccctaattcatctgtgcaccacaatgccttgctcatgaagcaacctcagcccatggtcaaatacaatcaagggaagttctataaatcatcatttcatgcatatttgaacttatttgagcattctcaatcatcaattcatcaaggtatgagttgtggacttgagaagttgatcagtcaattcatctaattactttgaaatgcactgacacctaacttttaatgtgttggtcaaatggggatgattccaaaatcaaaaatgttcgtaaggacaatatgaacaactttcatgttcataaaaaattgatttgaagcttggaagatcatcatccattctaagacattataggttattttgactgaaaccctaattttgggtcaatttcccaaggacataactcattcattttttatgatttttaggtgggatcaaatgcattggaaagctaaAGATGTgtaattcaaatgttatgttggataaaatttcaaaatctcaaaggaaatacatgtgataatgcaagacattataggtcctttttgaccaaaggcattaaaagtcaaaaaagtccaacttcaagtgcccataacttcttcataaaaaatccaaatgatgcaaaatttaagtccattttgattttcttgaaacgatctacaactttgatgttgaaggttttttcatttgaggcttgcatcatcaaaacaaaggggcttgaaaattggccaaatttggaaaccttgctttgacatgtcatgcaccttgcactttaaactcaaatttcataaatttccacacttcaaatggattttttcccaacataacaattgttccttacatcaagaccttttcaaccattactcacatgaccatatttggatttggcaaatatcattttcgaagaggagaacttttagtgcatttttgggaaacttgattcaattgccatgcatgagctgattacatctatgttgcacgtccatttcattcatttgtAATCTCATTTTGGcaaatcaagtggaattgggccctccatgcgcctgtacaggcccatgcatggaggccatttccattcatgcaaatttgaaatcacactttcagcatggctttggctataaatacatggcatgtaAGCTCTCATTCTTGAccctgattcaacctgaaatgctgcagaattctctccataaccatcactaaaggaatttttacttttctctaaaaaattcagatctgaatttcaactaccttggttgattttcagacctataattcctcagccttgcttcctcttcatcactagatctcattgcaagctttggttgtgaagaatcgtgctctcaagacctgcatttcaaaggtggataacaGAACTCTTTCTCTTTGAAACTCTTTGGtccttgcttatttcttgtgctcattggtctggctgaagtcctctcaatagaggcatttgatttatgctttcaattttgcaaaaacatgaagttcatgatgaacaccatcatacttccagctctgatttctccatttatagggatctagagtggaagtgcatggtataggagtgatgtacatcacttcctctttcgattggtatatagatcgctccatttggttgagattgccatgtctgcaattctcaccggaactggaggtctcaccggagaagacggtggctccggtggccgtcccaactccagatcaaatctggaccgtgtgacctcttttccagatctaatctggaccttcagttgttatgactttttttaatgcACCCTGCGCTTCAGTTGACTAGTGTGTTTGGTACGCGCGCGCCTGTGAGCCATCTGatgtgccacatcatttaatgaatctcatccaacgcgccaggctttttctgattttattaatttccattttattttctttaattccattttatttcaaaaatcaatatctctctcatttttaatccaaaaattatgggaccaattacattagtctccaaataatttctagtttctatttctgatttttaatattttttattttgtcatttgatattttttgtgaattttctcttttctggttatttttaattcattttaaatagtttttgatattcaaaaaatacaaaaatattttcctaacctatttgaatgatgatgaatccttgaaaaatattctcatcaattttttaattgatttgagattttagttcaattaggttatttttattcatttttaattgattaaaaatagtttctgacttttaaaaatgctgaaattttttgtcaaactttgtttgaccttgttgaacttaggataaatcacttggacctttcaaagttgatttgaagtgattttgaagtttgacattttcttttattttttaattcaagtttatttaatattaaaaatgccaaaaaatattttgttcatttcttgacttccaatcttcatctcacttctgtttttgattgtttgaccttgactttcaatgccATTAGTCAACATATGTGGGTTGGTACAtgttacttcatttaatgcactttaattttgccattttcatttctcttattcatctcctttttcttcttcttttttttctttttgatcaatgagttgaaggttgataagttagcattgattagggagacttaatcttccttgatccaaacctaattcatcttgatcaattgatcaagtgaatggctttgcattaaggataggttgtttcctaaatcatgcaaaaggcttaaaccaatacaagatcaattttcttcttctttttggcatgacaagttgttgggacttggttcactaatcaagactcctaacttgtgtttggtgcctacattattattgaccggccttagatagttgtgacttctacataagtccaattacgattgcttaacatagcgctaaatttgccttatggcacactaactattaaccactaacaactaacgtttactttttgctctttacttttatgcaatttactattcttgcacatattatccatttgcttttctttttgctcatttgagcacatgtttatgttaatgccatttgccttttgctcacttgagcacataattgtgtatatattattatgcttgtgtttgttttgattgttgtaaaccaaatgcaaagaaatggacttagtttctaggactttccctatgcaaagaatggagaattggacttagattctaggactttccttatgcaaaattggagtaaatggaccttaatgatgaagatggattaaaGGGACCAAAgctctaaactcactcttgtccattcttggtttacttcatgaaacttttgataTGTGTGCTTCtgtgctaggggattctatgagctcaaattgaaggaccattgctatgttcatccaaagtgaaagatacaagacacattgaagatctcttaagaggcttgtttgatgattgcttatgctttattgtgattgcttattacaaaggataggagctacttggatcatctatatgatctcaagagaggaactccattgtggttctgtttctttatccctcacaTTTTTTTGCATTACTTAGGaccttagcccttcttcttcttctctccactctaacccaagccaaactttttgtgcaaacatttaactattgttttcaaacattagaaacctaagccttatgcttttgatttccaaactttcttttcataatacttattcttgaattgaatctttaagtcaactttgaccacttttgtatatacttctaattggtaaatataacccattcaaatgcctcttgtggttccaatggccacttccttaatcaaatttttcataacctttagctattaggtttgagttatccttgtggtagatgtaatactcacctatatccttagtgatggacaatgagtcttccatgcttattatagggttaacccctcactagcatgttgaagttatcctcacatggtggatttgtggcttggttgagttttctccctttgataacaaaagaccttaaggcttttggaccaatcaattcaccaactcacttttgagatttttaccccgaactacgaggttttgatcctaatcttttttaagatggtacgtaggcaatgggttcatccattcaaacacaaaatgtaaataacttgtatattcttttctcatctcttccatcatgtttgcacaaaacaaattttcacaaaacaacaacctttacaacaagtatgaaaagggctccctaggagtacctaggatgttttgggtgcctaacaccttcccattgcataaccaacccccttacccagatctctgtttcttttactagtttttgttaaaacttttaggtttttgttcgctttctaaccattcctttggataaatagaagtgcagtggcgactcgacttgtatggtttaccttggatttagtcaatatctctaatggtaacgaataccccgctacacatcTCCTTTCATATTTTCATATCCAGAAACGTCAGTCTTTATCACATTAATTTAGGCATAGTGCTTTATGAAAGTCTTTTTGTTTGGTGACAATTTTTTTATTCTAGAAAGGGTGTTATTGTAAATTCACCAAGGATGTTTTTATCTTGGTTGAATAATTTATTCTTAAGGGAGTGTTTGTTTGGTTCAAGGCTAAACCCTTTAAAATCTTTGGTTTGTGGATTTAGTTTTAAAGTTGTCAGTTCGATTCGTAAGCCCATTCCATTTAAAAGCTTACTTTGGTCCGAGATCAACTCGATTCTAAATCTATATTAGGTTCTTGAGTTCATTCCAATTAAAAGCTCGCTTTGGTTCGAGATAAGACTGATTTAAAATCTCATCTTGGTTCTTGATCAGCCTGATCAAAACCCGACTCGGTTCGTGAGTTCAGCCTAGTCAAAAGCTCACCTTGGTTTGAGATAAGTCTGTAGAAAATCTCGGTTTAGCTCGGGGACTAACTACTTCAAATTCGTGTTTGGAAGGAAGACTAACTGTTTTTCTTCATTACTCGTTGTTTGGTTGACAGTTAGTCTGCAACTTCAATTTTTCTTATATAAGGGGATTTAGGAGTTTAACCTACTAAAACCTCATAAGAATTACTagatactctcaagatcaaaCCTTGAAGATATAATTAAGTATTCTTGATTGAACATATATAAATCTCTGGTGTCATTTATTTTACCTTTAACTTTTTGTT includes:
- the LOC127074087 gene encoding ethylene-responsive transcription factor ERF026; amino-acid sequence: MSASSSKRHPIYHGIRSRGGKWVTEIREPRKTNRIWLGTFPTPDMAAAAYDVAALALKGRDAVLNFPDRSSMYPVPASNSSDDIRNAATAAAELMNTEFSNGAGFEVNPSYQTDQFLDEEAIFSMPSLMVAMAEGMMLSPPRINPPPSDYSYDQYYTMGQSLWNHF